The proteins below come from a single Mya arenaria isolate MELC-2E11 chromosome 6, ASM2691426v1 genomic window:
- the LOC128239273 gene encoding uncharacterized protein LOC128239273 isoform X6: MSRTATQSQFTVNVTMQTALRKKPNTLSQFLEDIEWADTDIKLSESDSAMKTSEVPPASSILAQNMNIKLPESDSAMETSEVPPASSVLAQNMTDIKLPESDSAMETSDVPPASSILAQNMTDIMLPDKDSAMKTSDVPPASAYPIPLQGSSEADDNIDVGHILSSDVEQLSSCEQDLLHHLETFREQFPFVDSPAVSESEDESEIEINIGKFLQSESEDSESDPECESDPAEEITSKGGRFKENEIIRDIEYPNIFMRKHLKRAHSSSGQAYKKKHDRVYDNFHYCFFCKKMNGHIPVHMKTHRNIKEVADELRKEKPDFTRLRKMGDDLHNREVVESKEGELVVSRRSSKDLLDVSKYGPCINCFEWVQLSGLKKHYKKCVKGKTNGLGKKDLVLKAQILAGHIKGNLSKMMKEEVFRIMKTDDVTKTAQSDMLILLLGESWLRRSFDNVEKRKYYTSGRMRLCARLLNALNADEQNESPSCSRTKTMWDFLVPSYFDNFVRASLSVSMPNMDDLDDLKAPSNAIKLKYDIRRLVNAKYACLLKGNDTDIADLKSCKRFLTLMEIEWAERVTKIARTVLQARQLTEKKDIPAPGDVEMLTKHLASELQTTEMNTANFHRLVQLCQTRLLLFNKRRSGELEVLDLQSFVTRSSNLSDLDASIAEDLTAVEKHLLDSQGLMMIRGKRGKPVPVIIPKDADKPLAFIANLEARLAAGVQSSNKYLFANKAHQYVRAYDSLKSVCEELALKAPSRITSVSMRKYMATLTQLMGLDKYQLDWVCKHLGHTKSVHKTAYQQMSGMVERVYISKLLLIQDLNLTRKFQGQNLEEIDVADLLTEHQGWTPNMSNTAAEATELPTEYNSGSDIEVWEKEESSGEDSDAVCQPKRKKAAQSTRQKWSEKEVEELKKFFKTYLDVGITPRQDAIKKALEKSKKENGALWRRKSHLIIKKISNMNKNKRK, encoded by the exons ATGTCGAGGACAGCGACACAGTCACAGTTTACTGTAAATGTGACAATGCAAA ctGCATTGAGGAAAAAACCCAATACTTTGAGTCAATTCCTTGAGGATATTGAGTGGGCAGACA CAGACATAAAGCTGTCAGAGAGTGACAGtgccatgaaaaccagtgaGGTTCCCCCAGCCAGCTCAATTTTGGCCCAAAACATGA ACATAAAGCTGCCAGAGAGTGACAGtgccatggaaaccagtgaggTTCCCCCAGCCAGCTCAGTTTTGGCCCAAAACATGA caGACATAAAGCTGCCAGAGAGTGACAGtgccatggaaaccagtgatgtTCCTCCAGCCAGCTCAATTTTGGCCCAAAACATGA CAGACATAATGCTGCCAGATAAAGACAGtgccatgaaaaccagtgatgttCCTCCAGCCAGCGCATATCCCATCCCTTTGCAAGGATCATCGGAGGCTGATGACAACATTGATGTTGGACATATTCTATCTTCAGATGTAGAGCAGCTCTCCTCATGTGAGCAAGATTTGCTTCATCACCTGGAGACATTTAGGGAACAATTTCCATTCGTTGACTCGCCTGCAGTTTCTGAGAGTGAGGATGAAAGTGAAATTGAGATAAACATAGGCAAGTTTCTTCAATCTGAATCGGAAGATAGTGAATCAGATCCCGAATGTGAATCTGATCCTGCTGAAGAAATCACATCAAAGGGAGGAAGGTTTAAAGAGAATGAAATAATCCGAGATATTGAGTATCCGAATATTTTCATGAGAAAACATCTGAAACGAGCTCATTCCTCAAGTGGTCAAGCATATAAGAAGAAACATGACAGAGTCTATGATAACTTTCATTACTGTTTCTTCTGTAAGAAAATGAATGGACACATTCCTGTTCACATGAAAACTCATAGAAACATCAAAGAGGTTGCCGATGAATTAAGAAAAGAAAAGCCAGATTTCACTCGATTAAGAAAAATGGGTGATGACCTACACAATCGAGAAGTCGTCGAAAGCAAAGAAGGAGAGCTTGTAGTATCGAGGAGATCGAGTAAGGATCTGCTCGATGTAAGCAAGTATGGACCATGTATAAACTGTTTTGAATGGGTGCAGTTGTCAGGTttgaaaaaacattataaaaagtgTGTCAAAGGGAAAACAAATGGACTAGGGAAGAAAGATCTTGTGTTGAAAGCTCAAATTTTAGCTGGTCACATTAAAGGAAACCTATCTAAAATGATGAAAGAGGAAGTATTCCGCATAATGAAAACTGACGATGTGACCAAAACTGCCCAGTCTGATATGTTGATTCTATTGCTGGGAGAGAGTTGGCTTCGGAGGAGCTTTGACAATGTTGAAAAGCGTAAATATTATACAAGTGGACGTATGAGGCTCTGTGCCAGACTGCTTAATGCCCTAAACGCAGATGAGCAAAATGAATCTCCATCTTGTAGTAGGACAAAGACAATGTGGGATTTTTTAGTCCcatcatattttgataactttgTAAGGGCATCACTGTCAGTAAGCATGCCTAACATGGATGATCTTGATGATCTGAAGGCCCCATCCAATGCAATAAAGCTGAAGTATGATATCAGGAGACTAGTAAATGCAAAGTATGCTTGTCTTCTGAAAGGAAATGACACTGATATCGCTGATCTGAAAAGCTGCAAAAGGTTCCTAACCTTGATGGAAATAGAATGGGCTGAACGTGTAACCAAGATTGCAAGAACTGTACTGCAAGCAAGGCAATTGACAGAGAAGAAAGATATCCCAGCTCCTGGTGATGTTGAGATGTTGACTAAACATCTTGCCTCAGAACTCCAGACAACAGAAATGAATACTGCAAACTTCCACAGGCTGGTACAACTGTGCCAAACTCGGCTTCTGCTGTTTAACAAGCGGCGTTCTGGAGAACTAGAAGTCTTGGA CCTCCAAAGTTTTGTGACCAGAAGCAGCAATCTAAGTGATTTGGATGCATCCATCGCTGAAGACTTGACAGCAGTTGAAAAGCATCTTCTTGATAGTCAAGGTCTGATGATGATTAGAGGAAAG CGTGGTAAGCCAGTCCCAGTGATTATTCCAAAGGATGCAGACAAACCTCTGGCCTTCATTGCTAATTTAGAAGCTAGATTGGCTGCAGGGGTGCAGAGCAGCAACAAGTACCTGTTTGCTAATAAAG CACATCAGTATGTACGAGCATACGACAGTCTGAAAAGTGTGTGTGAAGAACTTGCATTGAAGGCTCCAAGCAGAATAACAAGTGTGTCAATGAGGAAGTATATGGCAACTCTTACACAG CTCATGGGTCTAGACAAGTACCAACTGGACTGGGTCTGCAAGCATTTGGGACACACCAAATCTGTTCACAAAACAGCTTATCAGCAAATGTCAGGAATGGTAGAAAGGGTCTACATATCAAAATTGCTGTTAATTCAAGATCTGAATTTAACCAGAAAGTTCCAAGGCCAAAACTTAGAAGAAATTGATGTAGCTG ATCTACTGACTGAACATCAGGGATGGACCCCCAACATGTCCAATACTGCTGCAGAAGCAACAGAACTGCCGACTGAGTACAACAGCGGCAGTGATATTGAAGTTTG GGAGAAGGAAGAATCATCTGGAGAAGACAGTGATGCTGTATGTCAACCTAAGAGAAAAAAGGCTGCACAGAGTACAAGACAGAAATGGAGTGAAAAGGAAGTTGAAGAACTCAAGAAGTTCTTTAAAACTTATTTGGATGTAGGAATTACCCCTAGACAGGATGCCATTAAAAAGGCTCTGGAAAAAAGTAAAAAGGAAAATGGAGCTCTTTGGAGGAGAAAAAGCCATTTGATTATCAAAAAGATCAGCaacatgaacaaaaacaaacgaAAGTGA
- the LOC128239273 gene encoding uncharacterized protein LOC128239273 isoform X5, with amino-acid sequence MSRTATQSQFTVNVTMQTALRKKPNTLSQFLEDIEWADTDIKLSESDSAMKTSEVPPASSILAQNMIDIKLPESDSAMETSEVPPASSVLAQNMTDIKLPESDSAMETSDVPPASSILAQNMTDIMLPDKDSAMKTSDVPPASAYPIPLQGSSEADDNIDVGHILSSDVEQLSSCEQDLLHHLETFREQFPFVDSPAVSESEDESEIEINIGKFLQSESEDSESDPECESDPAEEITSKGGRFKENEIIRDIEYPNIFMRKHLKRAHSSSGQAYKKKHDRVYDNFHYCFFCKKMNGHIPVHMKTHRNIKEVADELRKEKPDFTRLRKMGDDLHNREVVESKEGELVVSRRSSKDLLDVSKYGPCINCFEWVQLSGLKKHYKKCVKGKTNGLGKKDLVLKAQILAGHIKGNLSKMMKEEVFRIMKTDDVTKTAQSDMLILLLGESWLRRSFDNVEKRKYYTSGRMRLCARLLNALNADEQNESPSCSRTKTMWDFLVPSYFDNFVRASLSVSMPNMDDLDDLKAPSNAIKLKYDIRRLVNAKYACLLKGNDTDIADLKSCKRFLTLMEIEWAERVTKIARTVLQARQLTEKKDIPAPGDVEMLTKHLASELQTTEMNTANFHRLVQLCQTRLLLFNKRRSGELEVLDLQSFVTRSSNLSDLDASIAEDLTAVEKHLLDSQGLMMIRGKRGKPVPVIIPKDADKPLAFIANLEARLAAGVQSSNKYLFANKAHQYVRAYDSLKSVCEELALKAPSRITSVSMRKYMATLTQLMGLDKYQLDWVCKHLGHTKSVHKTAYQQMSGMVERVYISKLLLIQDLNLTRKFQGQNLEEIDVADLLTEHQGWTPNMSNTAAEATELPTEYNSGSDIEVWEKEESSGEDSDAVCQPKRKKAAQSTRQKWSEKEVEELKKFFKTYLDVGITPRQDAIKKALEKSKKENGALWRRKSHLIIKKISNMNKNKRK; translated from the exons ATGTCGAGGACAGCGACACAGTCACAGTTTACTGTAAATGTGACAATGCAAA ctGCATTGAGGAAAAAACCCAATACTTTGAGTCAATTCCTTGAGGATATTGAGTGGGCAGACA CAGACATAAAGCTGTCAGAGAGTGACAGtgccatgaaaaccagtgaGGTTCCCCCAGCCAGCTCAATTTTGGCCCAAAACATGA tagACATAAAGCTGCCAGAGAGTGACAGtgccatggaaaccagtgaggTTCCCCCAGCCAGCTCAGTTTTGGCCCAAAACATGA caGACATAAAGCTGCCAGAGAGTGACAGtgccatggaaaccagtgatgtTCCTCCAGCCAGCTCAATTTTGGCCCAAAACATGA CAGACATAATGCTGCCAGATAAAGACAGtgccatgaaaaccagtgatgttCCTCCAGCCAGCGCATATCCCATCCCTTTGCAAGGATCATCGGAGGCTGATGACAACATTGATGTTGGACATATTCTATCTTCAGATGTAGAGCAGCTCTCCTCATGTGAGCAAGATTTGCTTCATCACCTGGAGACATTTAGGGAACAATTTCCATTCGTTGACTCGCCTGCAGTTTCTGAGAGTGAGGATGAAAGTGAAATTGAGATAAACATAGGCAAGTTTCTTCAATCTGAATCGGAAGATAGTGAATCAGATCCCGAATGTGAATCTGATCCTGCTGAAGAAATCACATCAAAGGGAGGAAGGTTTAAAGAGAATGAAATAATCCGAGATATTGAGTATCCGAATATTTTCATGAGAAAACATCTGAAACGAGCTCATTCCTCAAGTGGTCAAGCATATAAGAAGAAACATGACAGAGTCTATGATAACTTTCATTACTGTTTCTTCTGTAAGAAAATGAATGGACACATTCCTGTTCACATGAAAACTCATAGAAACATCAAAGAGGTTGCCGATGAATTAAGAAAAGAAAAGCCAGATTTCACTCGATTAAGAAAAATGGGTGATGACCTACACAATCGAGAAGTCGTCGAAAGCAAAGAAGGAGAGCTTGTAGTATCGAGGAGATCGAGTAAGGATCTGCTCGATGTAAGCAAGTATGGACCATGTATAAACTGTTTTGAATGGGTGCAGTTGTCAGGTttgaaaaaacattataaaaagtgTGTCAAAGGGAAAACAAATGGACTAGGGAAGAAAGATCTTGTGTTGAAAGCTCAAATTTTAGCTGGTCACATTAAAGGAAACCTATCTAAAATGATGAAAGAGGAAGTATTCCGCATAATGAAAACTGACGATGTGACCAAAACTGCCCAGTCTGATATGTTGATTCTATTGCTGGGAGAGAGTTGGCTTCGGAGGAGCTTTGACAATGTTGAAAAGCGTAAATATTATACAAGTGGACGTATGAGGCTCTGTGCCAGACTGCTTAATGCCCTAAACGCAGATGAGCAAAATGAATCTCCATCTTGTAGTAGGACAAAGACAATGTGGGATTTTTTAGTCCcatcatattttgataactttgTAAGGGCATCACTGTCAGTAAGCATGCCTAACATGGATGATCTTGATGATCTGAAGGCCCCATCCAATGCAATAAAGCTGAAGTATGATATCAGGAGACTAGTAAATGCAAAGTATGCTTGTCTTCTGAAAGGAAATGACACTGATATCGCTGATCTGAAAAGCTGCAAAAGGTTCCTAACCTTGATGGAAATAGAATGGGCTGAACGTGTAACCAAGATTGCAAGAACTGTACTGCAAGCAAGGCAATTGACAGAGAAGAAAGATATCCCAGCTCCTGGTGATGTTGAGATGTTGACTAAACATCTTGCCTCAGAACTCCAGACAACAGAAATGAATACTGCAAACTTCCACAGGCTGGTACAACTGTGCCAAACTCGGCTTCTGCTGTTTAACAAGCGGCGTTCTGGAGAACTAGAAGTCTTGGA CCTCCAAAGTTTTGTGACCAGAAGCAGCAATCTAAGTGATTTGGATGCATCCATCGCTGAAGACTTGACAGCAGTTGAAAAGCATCTTCTTGATAGTCAAGGTCTGATGATGATTAGAGGAAAG CGTGGTAAGCCAGTCCCAGTGATTATTCCAAAGGATGCAGACAAACCTCTGGCCTTCATTGCTAATTTAGAAGCTAGATTGGCTGCAGGGGTGCAGAGCAGCAACAAGTACCTGTTTGCTAATAAAG CACATCAGTATGTACGAGCATACGACAGTCTGAAAAGTGTGTGTGAAGAACTTGCATTGAAGGCTCCAAGCAGAATAACAAGTGTGTCAATGAGGAAGTATATGGCAACTCTTACACAG CTCATGGGTCTAGACAAGTACCAACTGGACTGGGTCTGCAAGCATTTGGGACACACCAAATCTGTTCACAAAACAGCTTATCAGCAAATGTCAGGAATGGTAGAAAGGGTCTACATATCAAAATTGCTGTTAATTCAAGATCTGAATTTAACCAGAAAGTTCCAAGGCCAAAACTTAGAAGAAATTGATGTAGCTG ATCTACTGACTGAACATCAGGGATGGACCCCCAACATGTCCAATACTGCTGCAGAAGCAACAGAACTGCCGACTGAGTACAACAGCGGCAGTGATATTGAAGTTTG GGAGAAGGAAGAATCATCTGGAGAAGACAGTGATGCTGTATGTCAACCTAAGAGAAAAAAGGCTGCACAGAGTACAAGACAGAAATGGAGTGAAAAGGAAGTTGAAGAACTCAAGAAGTTCTTTAAAACTTATTTGGATGTAGGAATTACCCCTAGACAGGATGCCATTAAAAAGGCTCTGGAAAAAAGTAAAAAGGAAAATGGAGCTCTTTGGAGGAGAAAAAGCCATTTGATTATCAAAAAGATCAGCaacatgaacaaaaacaaacgaAAGTGA
- the LOC128239273 gene encoding uncharacterized protein LOC128239273 isoform X2, with protein sequence MSRTATQSQFTVNVTMQTALRKKPNTLSQFLEDIEWADNALPGKLNFESKPDIKLSESDSAMKTSEVPPASSILAQNMNIKLPESDSAMETSEVPPASSVLAQNMTDIKLPESDSAMETSDVPPASSILAQNMTDIMLPDKDSAMKTSDVPPASAYPIPLQGSSEADDNIDVGHILSSDVEQLSSCEQDLLHHLETFREQFPFVDSPAVSESEDESEIEINIGKFLQSESEDSESDPECESDPAEEITSKGGRFKENEIIRDIEYPNIFMRKHLKRAHSSSGQAYKKKHDRVYDNFHYCFFCKKMNGHIPVHMKTHRNIKEVADELRKEKPDFTRLRKMGDDLHNREVVESKEGELVVSRRSSKDLLDVSKYGPCINCFEWVQLSGLKKHYKKCVKGKTNGLGKKDLVLKAQILAGHIKGNLSKMMKEEVFRIMKTDDVTKTAQSDMLILLLGESWLRRSFDNVEKRKYYTSGRMRLCARLLNALNADEQNESPSCSRTKTMWDFLVPSYFDNFVRASLSVSMPNMDDLDDLKAPSNAIKLKYDIRRLVNAKYACLLKGNDTDIADLKSCKRFLTLMEIEWAERVTKIARTVLQARQLTEKKDIPAPGDVEMLTKHLASELQTTEMNTANFHRLVQLCQTRLLLFNKRRSGELEVLDLQSFVTRSSNLSDLDASIAEDLTAVEKHLLDSQGLMMIRGKRGKPVPVIIPKDADKPLAFIANLEARLAAGVQSSNKYLFANKAHQYVRAYDSLKSVCEELALKAPSRITSVSMRKYMATLTQLMGLDKYQLDWVCKHLGHTKSVHKTAYQQMSGMVERVYISKLLLIQDLNLTRKFQGQNLEEIDVADLLTEHQGWTPNMSNTAAEATELPTEYNSGSDIEVWEKEESSGEDSDAVCQPKRKKAAQSTRQKWSEKEVEELKKFFKTYLDVGITPRQDAIKKALEKSKKENGALWRRKSHLIIKKISNMNKNKRK encoded by the exons ATGTCGAGGACAGCGACACAGTCACAGTTTACTGTAAATGTGACAATGCAAA ctGCATTGAGGAAAAAACCCAATACTTTGAGTCAATTCCTTGAGGATATTGAGTGGGCAGACA atgcattaccaggAAAACTCAATTTTGAATCAAAAC CAGACATAAAGCTGTCAGAGAGTGACAGtgccatgaaaaccagtgaGGTTCCCCCAGCCAGCTCAATTTTGGCCCAAAACATGA ACATAAAGCTGCCAGAGAGTGACAGtgccatggaaaccagtgaggTTCCCCCAGCCAGCTCAGTTTTGGCCCAAAACATGA caGACATAAAGCTGCCAGAGAGTGACAGtgccatggaaaccagtgatgtTCCTCCAGCCAGCTCAATTTTGGCCCAAAACATGA CAGACATAATGCTGCCAGATAAAGACAGtgccatgaaaaccagtgatgttCCTCCAGCCAGCGCATATCCCATCCCTTTGCAAGGATCATCGGAGGCTGATGACAACATTGATGTTGGACATATTCTATCTTCAGATGTAGAGCAGCTCTCCTCATGTGAGCAAGATTTGCTTCATCACCTGGAGACATTTAGGGAACAATTTCCATTCGTTGACTCGCCTGCAGTTTCTGAGAGTGAGGATGAAAGTGAAATTGAGATAAACATAGGCAAGTTTCTTCAATCTGAATCGGAAGATAGTGAATCAGATCCCGAATGTGAATCTGATCCTGCTGAAGAAATCACATCAAAGGGAGGAAGGTTTAAAGAGAATGAAATAATCCGAGATATTGAGTATCCGAATATTTTCATGAGAAAACATCTGAAACGAGCTCATTCCTCAAGTGGTCAAGCATATAAGAAGAAACATGACAGAGTCTATGATAACTTTCATTACTGTTTCTTCTGTAAGAAAATGAATGGACACATTCCTGTTCACATGAAAACTCATAGAAACATCAAAGAGGTTGCCGATGAATTAAGAAAAGAAAAGCCAGATTTCACTCGATTAAGAAAAATGGGTGATGACCTACACAATCGAGAAGTCGTCGAAAGCAAAGAAGGAGAGCTTGTAGTATCGAGGAGATCGAGTAAGGATCTGCTCGATGTAAGCAAGTATGGACCATGTATAAACTGTTTTGAATGGGTGCAGTTGTCAGGTttgaaaaaacattataaaaagtgTGTCAAAGGGAAAACAAATGGACTAGGGAAGAAAGATCTTGTGTTGAAAGCTCAAATTTTAGCTGGTCACATTAAAGGAAACCTATCTAAAATGATGAAAGAGGAAGTATTCCGCATAATGAAAACTGACGATGTGACCAAAACTGCCCAGTCTGATATGTTGATTCTATTGCTGGGAGAGAGTTGGCTTCGGAGGAGCTTTGACAATGTTGAAAAGCGTAAATATTATACAAGTGGACGTATGAGGCTCTGTGCCAGACTGCTTAATGCCCTAAACGCAGATGAGCAAAATGAATCTCCATCTTGTAGTAGGACAAAGACAATGTGGGATTTTTTAGTCCcatcatattttgataactttgTAAGGGCATCACTGTCAGTAAGCATGCCTAACATGGATGATCTTGATGATCTGAAGGCCCCATCCAATGCAATAAAGCTGAAGTATGATATCAGGAGACTAGTAAATGCAAAGTATGCTTGTCTTCTGAAAGGAAATGACACTGATATCGCTGATCTGAAAAGCTGCAAAAGGTTCCTAACCTTGATGGAAATAGAATGGGCTGAACGTGTAACCAAGATTGCAAGAACTGTACTGCAAGCAAGGCAATTGACAGAGAAGAAAGATATCCCAGCTCCTGGTGATGTTGAGATGTTGACTAAACATCTTGCCTCAGAACTCCAGACAACAGAAATGAATACTGCAAACTTCCACAGGCTGGTACAACTGTGCCAAACTCGGCTTCTGCTGTTTAACAAGCGGCGTTCTGGAGAACTAGAAGTCTTGGA CCTCCAAAGTTTTGTGACCAGAAGCAGCAATCTAAGTGATTTGGATGCATCCATCGCTGAAGACTTGACAGCAGTTGAAAAGCATCTTCTTGATAGTCAAGGTCTGATGATGATTAGAGGAAAG CGTGGTAAGCCAGTCCCAGTGATTATTCCAAAGGATGCAGACAAACCTCTGGCCTTCATTGCTAATTTAGAAGCTAGATTGGCTGCAGGGGTGCAGAGCAGCAACAAGTACCTGTTTGCTAATAAAG CACATCAGTATGTACGAGCATACGACAGTCTGAAAAGTGTGTGTGAAGAACTTGCATTGAAGGCTCCAAGCAGAATAACAAGTGTGTCAATGAGGAAGTATATGGCAACTCTTACACAG CTCATGGGTCTAGACAAGTACCAACTGGACTGGGTCTGCAAGCATTTGGGACACACCAAATCTGTTCACAAAACAGCTTATCAGCAAATGTCAGGAATGGTAGAAAGGGTCTACATATCAAAATTGCTGTTAATTCAAGATCTGAATTTAACCAGAAAGTTCCAAGGCCAAAACTTAGAAGAAATTGATGTAGCTG ATCTACTGACTGAACATCAGGGATGGACCCCCAACATGTCCAATACTGCTGCAGAAGCAACAGAACTGCCGACTGAGTACAACAGCGGCAGTGATATTGAAGTTTG GGAGAAGGAAGAATCATCTGGAGAAGACAGTGATGCTGTATGTCAACCTAAGAGAAAAAAGGCTGCACAGAGTACAAGACAGAAATGGAGTGAAAAGGAAGTTGAAGAACTCAAGAAGTTCTTTAAAACTTATTTGGATGTAGGAATTACCCCTAGACAGGATGCCATTAAAAAGGCTCTGGAAAAAAGTAAAAAGGAAAATGGAGCTCTTTGGAGGAGAAAAAGCCATTTGATTATCAAAAAGATCAGCaacatgaacaaaaacaaacgaAAGTGA